From Solanum lycopersicum chromosome 4, SLM_r2.1:
GATCACACATGAGATAACAAAGGCTTCTTCGTGCATAAACAGTTGGAGACACCATCGTTCCCACATCTACAAACTGCAAAGAGACACAGAAATAAGCAGATTGCCTAAAGCAAAGTTGTATTTAGCTCATCCATCTTACGCGCACAAGTAAGCTAATGAAAGAAATCTGTTAACCCAAATGCAAGCTAGATCATCATGCTACCTAATAACCGTGTATTAAGGGAATGCAGGAAATCTATACGACTACTCCAGCAGCTAGAAAAGGTAATGCAGTAAAGCATCCAATGAAGCAGCAAGTTTCTGGCCACATCTTCGCTATCTCATTCTCAGAAAAGGTCATGCTACAATATTGGCATTGGATGCAGGGATAAAGCTAGAAATATGGTTTGTAATCAAATCCTGGGTCCACCTCTGATTGGATGGAGTCTATAGATTGGTTGTTCTATTTAACATGGCAGATTTACCAGGCACGCAAATAATTGTGTTACATCCCCGCGAACAAGATCAGCTTACAGTATGGAATTAGATTCCAAGAGTGCATTGACTTTATTCCTTGGATTTTTGGCCAAGGAAGATTCAGCGGTGACACAAATAACCAAAAATGTCAACTAGATCACATACAGTATAGAATTAGATGTGGAAAAGACACCATAAACACAGGCCACATTCAGATTTTGGTCTTTCTATTAAGTGGTCGAGCATAGATGGCTCCAAggaaactgatttttttttctggaAAAGCCgctaattttaaaattctaaattggATACATGATAGAGACTTGGGAATGTCAATCGACCCACACAAGAAGAAGCAGAAGATCTGCCATTCCTATCACCAATGAAGATGCATGTCTCAATTAATCAAGGAAGTAACTATTTATGGCATCCAACTACATAAATGGTATTCAGGAGTTAAGTATATTACGGTCTACCTCATGTCTTGTCTGGGTCAGTCTTTTATTGCCAAATGCCAATACTGACCTTACTGGGTTAAGGAAGTTGCAAGTTGTAACCAGTAATACAGATTGACACATTCTCATTAGATGAAGGCAAATACCTGAGAATAGCAATCTATGGCAGTTTTAAAGTCCTTGTCCCGAAATGCCAAGTCACCACGCTTTCTTGCCTCTAACATATCCCTCATTTGTTGAGTCCACTCTTGGAAAGACAACTGCATCATTGGGCatccaacaacaacataaagaTGTGAAAGAAACAGATGCTTCTGCAGTGGCAGTTTAGGTCAAAATAATTACCTCATTTGTCAGTTCATCGTCTTTATAATGTGTCATTACCAAAATCTGATGAATAGCTGTGAGATCCATTCTCGAACAAGCATCACCCATTGCAGAAAGAGGGTGCTGTGGAGTTGGTGGAGCTTCCTCACTCTTGGGAATACCCAACATTACATGAGATGCAACCTGCAATCAAACTATCAGAAACTCCTTCTAACCTCTAATTGGATAAAACAAATCAATCAATTAGATAAAAATAGACTCAAACTTCCCAGCAGAAGCAGTTGCTCGGGAACAAACAAGACATGGACACAGTATACAACGAGAATTGAAGATAAGGGAGCATCTTAAGATGAAGGAGAAATGAGGAGGCAATATTTGGTAGTTAAGCTTACCAAACAAATTTTTTACAATATGAGGTTTTTATTTTCCCATATTCTTTGGAAGGGGAAAGGATAGAAAACAAGACATCAAGAAAAATAGAGCAGATTATGGTGGTAGGACTAACATCAGGTTTGCTTTGCAATGGACCAAGTGTTGAAACGAGGTCTTTGGTATTTGGTCGCTCCCTGGGTTCATACTGTAAGCATCGTGAAGCCAGATCAAATACAACAGTTGCCTCTTCTGTAGAGAAATTTCCCTCCAAATGTGAATCCATTAATAGAAGAATGTTTTTTCCCCGTATCATATCGAGTGCCTGAAACGTAAAGGAATGAACTAAGCACGtaagatttaaatttaaattttaaaacagtTCACCATAGGAAAGGGGAGGAATTGCAAAGGAGAAATGAGGTAAACACAATGACACCAATATGAAATGTTCTACAAGACAAAGTGAAGAAATGTACTCTACACTAGTATTAACATCAAATGaatttctcctcttcttttagAAAGATGATCAAAGACAGAAAATGTATGCGGATGTATAATCAAAACTGTCTCAAACTGCTAATGTTCCAAGCCTAATGTCCAACAACCCTCCTATTGCTGGTCTGGCAACAAATTTTGTACATAGTCTCAGACATTACAATTAGTGGTTCAATCAATAATTTCCAGAGTACCAGTACATAAATACAAGTTTACAACACAAGAGAGCCTAAAATAGTGTTCCCATCATTGACAAGGTGACAATCCCCAAGACTTGGTGCAAAAAGAGATGAATTTACTGCTAACAAACAGACTCTAAGAAACTTACATGACCAGGAGGAATATGTTTTCCACTTAGCAAGTCCAAAAGGACAGTTCCATAGCTGAAAACAACACTTTCTTGAGTGACTCTTCCTGCAAATAGACAATAAATTGTTCATCCCTTAATATCAATTGACAATGAGAAtgataataaacagaaaatgaTAGATATCAATAGAATCACTTAGGCAGATCATAATGGAATCTTCCTTTTTTCAGTTGTCATATTTAAGTTCCATAACCCTTTCtcggaaaaagaaaagaaccaaAAGCAGGAACATAACTTACTACcaaaacacaaatgtataacaCCACCAGCATCAGGAGATGTAGGATTGGAATTCCAAAATCGCTCTGAATTGTGAACTTTCCTAGAGAGATATAGTCTCACCCCTACCCCCCACCAAGCTATCAGTTTACAGAAGCCGATTACTATCAAGCAAAATTCTGAATATCTTGGTCAGAAATATAATTCAAACGAGAAAATGATGACATAATGTACATCAGGTTATTGGAGATGCTGAAGGCACCAAATTCAGTTACTAACGTATTCACAACTTCTGTAGGAATTTCCTTCATTACCTCACATCACAGAACTTTGTATAACAGCATTCCGGTCTACTATTTATTCGTGCATCAAGAGGTCATGTAACACTGTTGCATTTAAATATCAGGATGTGAATACTAATTTTGCTCCCTGGAAAAAGTTCACTGTGAACACCTAATGATAGATAACTCAAAAGGCAGGCACTAATTAAGAAGTATTGgactcatatatatatttcgaACAATCaacaaatttaagatttttctaCATATATATTTGAGATGAGATATTACTTTATACACCATTGAAGTAGACATTTCATTCTGTTCATCCAGGGAGCTCAAGACGTTTTCTTGATTTACACATTTTATAAGTAAAAAGCAATTAGCAAAGTTACTCCATACATCCTCTTACTTTAACACACATGGAATAGTGTCTCTTTTTAAATCAGCACCAGACAGCAGTCACAACCTCACATCATAAAATGGCTGTCTCGTGCAAGGAGACATACCCATCCAAAATGTTCCAGTCCCAGATAGCATCACTATCCATGGTAATAGTGCTAAGAGGAAAACTTTAGAACTCAACACAGACAAAAACTTCAAAACTTTACCATTTCTTAAATACTCAGGAGGTGTATACGCAAGGTTCGTGCTATAACTTTTACCATCCCTGCTATTTTTCATCAGCCCAAAACAAGAAAGACGGGGATCGCCACTCTGCCAAAAATCATTTACAGAATTAATACAGTGATAAAAGTAAATTCAGGAGTCTACATTAGACATTACTCTAAAATGTATGAAGACATTCCAAGCTCTAAAAAAGATGTCCATCAAAGTACCTCATCAAAGAGAACTCTATATGCATTCAAGTCATGGTATAGTGGTCGACCTTCACTGCTACAGTAGTCCAATGCTTCAGCAATATATAGAGCCACTCTTAAACGCATAGCCCACTCAAGGGTTTGATTCTCCCCtggagagaaagaacaaagaaaatgcATTTCCGCAGATCCCATGAGATGAAAGCAATATACAATATAAAGGTCAATATATTATATCAGATTAACTAGGAAAGCAAAATTCATAAAGCGAcaaagcaagaaaaaaaaatatgttaacaaCAGGTGTATCCCTAAATTTATGTATGAAGAAGATAACGACAAACACACATTGTCTTTTATAACAaagttaaagtttttaatgCCCCAACCATCACTCTGCCCGCTAATATGACAAAGAAGATGATAAACACTAGCTACGATACAAATTACCGACAAAACCAAAAAACAACGTTTACATCTCCCCAACACCTATTGGAGCAAAGCAGTTAATGCTATATTACGCCTATCTCTAACTATCAACCATAAAATTATCTCGATTCTTCTCTTCATTTCCATAGATAAGCTGCATTGaagctaaaaacaaaaaaacaaaagcaGTAAATGATAAACATACAGTGAAATAGATGCTTTGCAAGTGTATCATTTGGCATGTACTCAGCTACAAGCAACCTCTCATCCCCATCAGAGCAGTACCCAATTAAATTAGCCAGCCTTTTATGCCTCAAATTTCCAACACCTGATGCTTCATCCTAATtccaacaacatcaacaaaaaTCAGAACAAATAGCAACAACACCTCAATCCTAAACGTGGAACCTTAGTAGCTCAGTTACATGGCTATATCCACTATATCCATTCAGGTCAATTTAGGTCAATCTCAAATCCACATTAAACCCTAgcttcacaaaaaataaaacaagggCAATACAGTAAATAAATCAAAGTAAGAGGGCAATACCGCAAACTGTTTAGGATCAGGCCATGCCGATTTAGTAAACTTCTTAACAGCGATCCACCGCCGATTCTGCAACCTCCCCTTGTAAACCATATTCGGAGCCTTTTCTCCACTTTCAGAAACAATAAATTCTGAACTGAAGTTATTCGTAGCTGCTTTGAGCTCAGAAAGCGAAAACTCAGAAAACACCGGAACCCCACCATCTCCGACAGCAGCTCCGGCGCCGGTGCCGTTAGAAGCTCGTGCGTTTACCACCCCATGACGCTGATCTTTCTCTGAGCTCAACTCCTTCAAGATTGAAGATTGACAACAACCCATGATGACCCAAATCAAGAATCccttcaattaaacatcataacCAATCTTAAACCTCACCCAaccaaaaaaaacaacaaaaaaaggaatacaactttattatatgattaaattaatcataaaaatagcttttttaatcttttttttttattttttttttgggattatTATACAGCTAGAGAGATGAAATGGTGAGAATTGCAAAGTGAAAGTGAAAACTCAAAAAACTGTGCTTTTTCATTGACTCATTTGTCTCTCTCTTACACCTTTTTTCTGCTCTGACACAGCTTTCtctgttttttctttgtaactTTGCTTTGtcctcaaaaaataaaaacaagttATGAGGGTATTTTCGTCCAGTTTGCTGTTTTTAATTGTAAAATCTCGCGGTAAAAAATCTTAATGATAGATTTAGCTACCATTTTGGGCcatatattttttggaaattagATTTAGgtgaaattttgattaaattaccaaatatttgattagtttttggaaatatatataaagtttttgttttaataaaatggaaaatttgaTTTAGGTGAAATTTGGATTGAAGTATTAAAAATTTGCCATAGTTTTtggtgatatatttttaatttttttataaataaatatagaatgtGACGTgtaatgataagtttttttaaaaaaaattattattattttatataatattgttgtttttatgatGTATTGGATGATggattatttttaaagtataacatatgatattttagtaaaagtTATTAATTACACgattacaaatatttatttgatcataaaatttaatttaatttaaaaacttatctttaacatattttcaatcattttttggaagaaatttaattttcacttgctaaaatttttattttaaatattttatttcaaaaaaaaatatatttattatttcatataactAAGAATCGATGATATGTATATTCAGAGATATATTCACATTTTGTGATGTTCAAATTAGTTCAGGTCCCATTTGGAGCTGATTTCATATTAGATTGATTTGAAATTGAGATTTTATTTAGTATATGTATTTGAAATATCTTAAATCTTCTATTTTCCCTCATTATCATCAAAATTCTACAAAGTTATGAACACTTTCacattattatttgataattttatcaaatagcTAATTATATATAGTTCATAAATAAGACATCAAAATCATCTTAAGATATTTATCATCATattcattttataaataaatttttgtgaTTACGAACTTACAAACATAATGCATAACTTCAAAAAGATCCAATGGTCATACAAAACATATAGTTTTCATACCattttcataaagtaatgcatCATTTTATTTAGactcatttcataaaattacattaaacatgttattattgtaagtaaaatataattCGATGAAGTGAGGTATCATAACACCAACTCAGTTTTAGGTAAACGTGTGCATCTCGTTAGAGAAACGAGACGCACACGTGTCATGcttaaaacaatttaatattGTTGTACCTTCACGTGCGAACTtgcaaaatgcaaaatttgtcaCCCACGTTGTCTCGACTTCGTAGGGATCTGCGTGCAATTACATCATTCGCTGTTCCCAATTTTCTACGGCCCCCTATATAGGCCCATAATTCAATTATTGGGCTTTTGGTTTCTTAAGCCCAGTCtagttaaatttatttcaacCCAATCAAGTACCCCTAATTTGGTTTTGgacattttcaaattcaaaatattaaagattatataaaaataataattaaacgtGGCTTTATTGAAAATAACTTTCCCATCTTCAAAATTAAGGATAAGTTCTACATATACGGTATAGCTCACTTTTTTTAAACCCCAATTGATTGTTATAAAGACTATTTGGATTGTTATAAAGATTATTTGGATCGTTATTTCATATACTCAATTTTTGTGCGAGTTTCAATTTAGAAAGTTgaattaattatcaaaaaataaaataatgttcgattaaaagtaaatttattttaatgtgaAGGGAATATATTTTTTCCTACCTTTTTTGGTTTGATTGACATAACAGACTATTTTTTCTCCTTATTCTACAGTAGCAAATTTGTCTTTTCTAAATGGTTGCTataattttgtaattataaCAATTGATTGTAATACCATATTACTTTGCTAATTATTTTCCAAGTTCCAAAGTCAACAATTGCTGAAAGGTAATATGACTTATAACTAAGAACAAGTAATATAAAACTTCCTAATTtggttatattttgaaaaatatatgattgGCATTTTGGCATTAAAGGTTAATTGGCGGGAAATGACAAGTATTAAAGAGTAAACTTTTTTGAGTAATATTAGATTTGTACattttgaagataaaaaatgtcaaataacACATGGTTACATATTCGTTTGTGCATGTTGATTTTCTCTTGCAGGAGTATTACAACgctttaaaatgtattatatttcatgtattattatttgaattttttgacGCACAATTTAGAAAGTATCTATTTCGAGTTTGATGTTCTGACTGAgaagtaataattaatatatcaaaaaaaaagaatcataattataaaaaatatatatttcctcGAGTCCaaaatcttttcttctttttcttaaggATAATTGCAATccttttaagaaatatttatatttttggtgtatttgcCTAAAagctatatttatattttaataaactttTTCACTTAATTAACACTCATTAAGTAGAACAATAAGGGTAGATTttgaagagaaagaaaaaggtGTTACATGCATGACTTCATATTAGtttaaaacattaaacaatttgaaagaaatttaatttgttaaaacGACAAATATTTTGGatctaaaaataaatcaactaaGGACAAATCTACAATTTGTTAAATAATTCACATGAAAGTGctataatttgaataaataaaatcataatctaATCAAAGACATTGAGACACAAACACATgaaatgatgttttttttttttttgttttatgttacCTAACAAAAGATGATTAGTGTTAATGTGTTTATGGAGAGAGAACAATTATTCTTTGCATGCATCTACTGGCATTTTAGTCAGACAAAAGATGGGTACATCtgagattttaatttatttatatttaacttgaatatataaaattataaatataaattaataaataattaaaaatgattaaatatgaCATGAAATCTCTTTAACTCGCGAGTATGTAATTCTATATAGGAGAACATGAGTCAAAGTATCAAAGAAGACGGTTAGTAATTAGTAATAGAACGATTTTTCTATTTGGAGTGATAAAACATACTCCCTAaccattattataataataataataataattattattattattattattattattataatttttattattattattgttatggtAGCGCTAACTTATTCTTCACTTGGATTACCTTTGCTATTTTTACTACTCTTTTTGTCAATTATGATAACTTTTCCACtcatatatcttttttaaatatagcTAAATCGATcatgaaaaatgattttcttaagCGTAATATTTGTCGAAAATTTTAAAGCAATTTTATTACGTTGTAAAGACACTAAAagattatgattaaaaaaaaattgagaaccaATTCACGTTGATTCCTCAGGTGACTACATTATGAGAAGCTAAAGCTAACATTATCATGAACAAATGATTGGTTCATTATTTCTAGTAATTTATGAAACTAATGAAAACATTGATCTCAGTtatttagaacaaaatcatgtgcaagtttctttcttcattatttgTGCATCTATTGTTTGgggattaattattttaaataaataactatatgGAGTCTCGaagaaatgataaaattatatatttatgtgtaatttataattcataagTTTAAACCgtgaaagtaaataaatatttattttatgacatGTTTGTATAGACGACCATGCACGGTCTTGAAATGTTGCGATCCTTCCTAAACcttgtttaattaataatgttttaTGCATCAcgctatttttttttaaagataaatagatataaatcaaaattaacatGTTATACCGCGTGCTTTAATATGCCAACAGCCTTTCTTTAAAACCTTGTGAATAATAATGATGGACTAAATATCGACTAAAAATTGTCACTATATATATcactttaattaaattcacaTGATTCTTATcactttaattaaattcaccTGATTCttatctggaaaaaaaaaaaagagaaaaagatagAGTTATTTGAATGGGCAATTTGCTGTTTTATTACAATATATCCagcaatgattttttttttcttttaacagGTAAAGTAGCtttattcatttcaaaaaataaaaatct
This genomic window contains:
- the LOC101254198 gene encoding serine/threonine-protein kinase BSK1, translated to MGCCQSSILKELSSEKDQRHGVVNARASNGTGAGAAVGDGGVPVFSEFSLSELKAATNNFSSEFIVSESGEKAPNMVYKGRLQNRRWIAVKKFTKSAWPDPKQFADEASGVGNLRHKRLANLIGYCSDGDERLLVAEYMPNDTLAKHLFHWENQTLEWAMRLRVALYIAEALDYCSSEGRPLYHDLNAYRVLFDESGDPRLSCFGLMKNSRDGKSYSTNLAYTPPEYLRNGRVTQESVVFSYGTVLLDLLSGKHIPPGHALDMIRGKNILLLMDSHLEGNFSTEEATVVFDLASRCLQYEPRERPNTKDLVSTLGPLQSKPDVASHVMLGIPKSEEAPPTPQHPLSAMGDACSRMDLTAIHQILVMTHYKDDELTNELSFQEWTQQMRDMLEARKRGDLAFRDKDFKTAIDCYSQFVDVGTMVSPTVYARRSLCYLMCDQPDAALRDAMQAQCVHPDWSTAFYMQAVALSKLDMHKDAADMLNEAAILEEKRRGGRAS